A single window of Aspergillus oryzae RIB40 DNA, chromosome 8 DNA harbors:
- a CDS encoding uncharacterized protein (predicted protein), which translates to MARLRELIADVDVFIQGFRYGSLDRKGLGLRDMLELAASRGKGIVYVDENCYGPDGPFAERPGWQQIGDAASGSSYVMGRSLGYADEKCVLPPLPVSDMTTGVVGALAAMMAIRDRAVKGGSYHVLSSLVAADNLSLEEEVGLYPLDVVRETAEKFGFVPSTPDQYVMEILLQVIAGWKKGRPGYLDEDSPLMTTFDQGPWGRQTLLKPVVRLDEEAVTPRWTTAPVPNCYHDRNINWH; encoded by the coding sequence ATGGCCCGTCTCCGAGAGCTCATCGCAGATGTGGACGTATTCATCCAGGGATTCCGGTATGGATCCTTGGACAGAAAAGGCCTTGGGCTCCGGGATATGTTAGAATTAGCTGCGAGCCGTGGAAAAGGCATTGTATATGTGGATGAGAACTGCTATGGTCCAGATGGCCCCTTTGCTGAACGCCCAGGCTGGCAGCAAATTGGCGATGCAGCCTCCGGCTCTTCCTATGTTATGGGTAGGTCGTTGGGATATGCGGATGAGAAATGCGTTTTACCCCCCTTGCCAGTGTCCGATATGACTACTGGTGTAGTAGGTGCACTGGCAGCCATGATGGCTATTCGCGACCGAGCAGTCAAAGGAGGCTCGTACCATGTTCTTAGCTCTTTGGTTGCCGCAGACAACTTAtcactggaagaggaagtcggACTGTATCCCCTAGACGTGGTTCGCGAGACGGCCGAGAAGTTTGGATTTGTACCCTCAACTCCAGATCAGTATGTTATGGAAATCCTGCTCCAAGTCATCGCTGGTTGGAAGAAGGGCCGGCCTGGGTACCTAGATGAGGATTCCCCATTGATGACCACTTTCGACCAAGGGCCATGGGGACGGCAAACCTTGCTCAAGCCAGTTGTCAggcttgatgaagaggcaGTAACTCCCCGCTGGACTACTGCCCCTGTACCCAATTGCTACCACGACAGGAACATCAACTGGCATTAG
- a CDS encoding acyclic terpene utilization AtuA family protein (predicted protein), whose protein sequence is MLRDPENRPVEVANCSGYHGDPAYEMYRQATLGDVDFITGDYLAEVNLAKNAEAWRAGKHPGYEETAWQGLQQTIDVIAEKGIRVVINGGALDPRALALKVQALTAEKRLDIRVAYVSGDDLYPQVGPNMPTSKEELQHLDSGNPSIVPSRLTYAFMNTNDGKPLPMTSAHAYLGARGIVEGLRRGAQIIICGRVADASPVIAAAWFWYNWSETDYDRLAGALIAGHLIECSAYVTGANFAGFDKYPLEDLIAPGFPISEIEKDGTCIITKHPGTQGVVNTDTVKCQFLYELQGNVYLNSDVSAHIGNIAFEGVGKDRYLLITPRFILALTVGRVRVSGVKGSPPPPTTKLAVFYPGGYEAELLLNATGYATTQKWDLLEKQIRHFLPEGAVNDLETLEFQRVGVPDPNPSSQLKSTTYIRIFIAARTAQAVSTVVKALGHISLKHFSGFHASSDMRTAFPRPFIAYYPAIINQSDIKERINILDGQFKTASFDIPRPCQYEPLQPRESYDPISPTVYNGPTKEIRLGDITLARSGDKGANLNFGIFVSDPAHWEWLRSFMTISRMRDLLGDDWDDSFSIERVEFPHIHAVHFVIYGILGRGVSSSSRLDGYGKGFADYIRDKVVSVPVQFDLKQSTRL, encoded by the exons ATGTTACGTGATCCTGAAAATAGACCTGTAGAAGTGGCCAACTGCTCTGGCTACCATG GGGACCCAGCGTATGAGATGTACCGCCAGGCGACACTGGGCGACGTCGACTTTATCACCGGTGACTATCTTGCGG AAGTCAACTTAGCGAAGAATGCCGAGGCCTGGCGCGCCGGTAAACATCCGGGCTACGAGGAAACAGCTTGGCAGGGGCTACAGCAAACAATCGACGTTATTGCGGAAAAGGGGATCCGTGTTGTAATCAACGGAGGTGCTTTGGACCCTAGAGCACTTGCGCTGAAGGTTCAAGCTTTA ACGGCTGAGAAGAGACTTGACATACGCGTGGCTTATGTATCAGGGGATGATTTATACCCTCAGGTCGGGCCGAATATGCCAACCAGCAAAGAGGAATTGCAGCACTTGGATTCTGGAAACCCCTCCATTGTCCCATCGAGGTTGACATATGCGTTTATGAATACAAACGATGGAAAGCCGCTCCCCATGACATCGGCCCATGCATACCTTGGGGCCCGTGGCATCGTCGAAGGCTTGAGGCGTGGCGCACAGATCATCATTTGTGGGCGTGTTGCTGATGCCAGTCCTGTGATTGCAGCGGCCTGGTTCTGGTACAACTGGAGCGAAACAGACTATGACAGACTTGCTGGAGCACTTATTGCAGGACACCTCATTGAATGTTCGGCATATGTCACTGGGGCCAACTTCGCTGGCTTTGATAAATATCCGCTAGAAGATCTTATTGCTCCAGGATTTCCCATTTctgagatcgagaaggacggGACCTGCATCATCACCAAGCACCCGGGAACCCAAGGAGTTGTGAACACTGACACAGTGAAATGCCAATTCCTGTATGAGCTGCAGGGAAACGTCTACCTGAACAGTGATGTTAGTGCACATATTGGTAATATCGCTTTCGAGGGTGTTGGCAAGGACAGGTACTTGTTGATAACCCCTCGTTTTATACTAGCTCTAACAGTAGGCAGAGTCCGTGTATCCGGCGTTAAAGGGTCACCACCGCCTCCCACTACCAAGCTTGCCGTTTTCTACCCTGGAGGGTATGAGGCAGAACTACTTTTGAATGCAACTGGCTATGCTACTACGCAGAAGTGGGATCTCCTCGAGAAGCAAATCCGTCATTTCCTCCCTGAAGGTGCCGTTAATGACCTTGAAACACTCGAATTCCAGAG AGTTGGAGTTCCCGATCCAAATCCCTCCTCTCAGCTAAAGAGCACCACATATATACGCATCTTCATTGCAGCCCGCACAGCACAAGCGGTATCAACCGTCGTAAAGGCACTGGGCCATATCTCACTAAAACACTTCTCCG GCTTCCACGCATCCTCCGACATGCGCACAGCCTTTCCGCGCCCATTTATCGCATACTATCCCGCCATAATCAACCAGTCCGATATCAAAGAGAGGATCAATATTCTAGACGGCCAATTCAAAACCGCATCCTTCGACATTCCGCGGCCATGCCAATACGAACCCCTGCAGCCACGCGAAAGCTACGATCCGATATCACCAACAGTATACAACGGCCCAACGAAGGAGATCCGGCTCGGAGACATCACACTTGCTCGATCGGGCGACAAAGGCGCGAACCTCAACTTTGGTATCTTCGTCTCTGACCCGGCTCATTGGGAGTGGCTCCGGTCGTTCATGACCATCTCGCGGATGCGGGACCTTCTCGGCGACGATTGGGATGACTCGTTCTCGATCGAGAGGGTGGAATTCCCACATATCCATGCGGTGCATTTTGTTATCTACGGCATCCTGGGTCGTGGAGTAAGTAGTTCCAGTAGGCTCGATGGGTACGGGAAGGGGTTTGCGGATTATATCCGGGACAAGGTTGTTTCAGTTCCTGTTCAGTTTGACCTGAAACAATCAACAAGACTataa
- a CDS encoding uncharacterized protein (predicted protein): protein MAFSHETTPGTDVYGPGTFIDKHVLPVPEDTRRVFEYLASKTPGFTQNKEVWDTVHFEGEPDPMIPGPIKSPVVAAALHAMCGVVGNELVELRDSRPAAEGSVTVNTDQAAIWLGSVATTHINGSDIPAIAISGKLNTLFDRDFEQGFGKGLASRATAIYQTKDPNVWYQLHGSLDANRVLKTMGIDTNVAFNTPSEYYDYIQKHVRQWSPDELEMHNVRHGLCGSICYKPESWRSTEMGKQLAKHPYVNYTHEAYAAPTPQQPLPKVPGDRRPLAGIKVLEMVRIIAGPTIGVTLAAFGADVIRVNCSKLPDLNVSCLTSLIEQT, encoded by the coding sequence ATGGCCTTTTCTCACGAGACAACCCCAGGTACAGATGTGTACGGCCCTGGGACTTTTATCGATAAGCATGTTCTCCCCGTCCCCGAGGACACTCGCCGGGTTTTCGAATATCTAGCCTCGAAGACGCCTGGATTCACCCAAAACAAAGAAGTATGGGATACCGTCCATTTCGAGGGAGAGCCGGACCCCATGATTCCTGGTCCTATCAAATCACCTGTTGTTGCCGCGGCTCTGCATGCCATGTGCGGTGTGGTAGGGAACGAGTTGGTGGAGCTTCGCGATAGCAGACCAGCGGCGGAGGGCAGTGTCACCGTCAACACGGATCAGGCAGCAATATGGCTTGGCTCGGTGGCGACTACGCATATCAATGGGTCTGATATCCCAGCTATAGCGATATCCGGCAAGTTGAACACCCTCTTTGACCGTGATTTTGAACAAGGCTTTGGCAAAGGTCTTGCAAGTAGAGCAACGGCGATCTACCAAACCAAGGATCCAAACGTGTGGTATCAGCTTCATGGCTCGCTCGATGCTAATCGAGTTCTCAAAACGATGGGAATCGACACAAATGTTGCCTTTAATACACCGAGCGAGTATTACGACTACATCCAGAAACATGTCCGTCAGTGGAGTCCGGATGAGCTTGAGATGCACAACGTACGTCATGGTCTTTGTGGAAGCATATGCTATAAGCCGGAATCATGGCGAAGCACGGAAATGGGAAAGCAGCTTGCCAAGCATCCGTATGTGAACTATACCCACGAAGCCTATGCAGCTCCTACACCCCAGCAGCCTTTGCCCAAGGTTCCTGGCGACCGGAGACCATTGGCGGGGATCAAGGTCCTGGAGATGGTACGCATTATCGCGGGCCCAACCATCGGTGTGACTCTTGCCGCTTTTGGTGCAGATGTTATTCGAGTCAACTGTAGTAAATTGCCCGATCTCAATGTAAGCTGCCTTACTTCCTTGATCGAACAGACCTGA
- a CDS encoding uncharacterized protein (predicted protein) yields MIFGLTAQVLTFAFAAPLYCFFHLITSRTAKNPTPDTLRIPRSITNTLPLVFILGYMVPTQLLILPISEHITFDLKQIFIAIWQPWPAYISIILTLIYTITTPFTSSDRTTPASERKNLSSLRWVYAFAFGNTALTHLISWIVSLASVLVPDIFNPEVVDYLHPGRVFEVPIPWEEPVRTVASVGHGVHAFLRWDYIIGSLGVLVWAVSLHGAAQRGVYGSVGWLWLLWKVGLLSVFVGPVGAAVELMWEREELVLAKRGLTESGKKDS; encoded by the coding sequence ATGATCTTCGGCCTAACAGCCCAAGTCCTCACCTTCGCCTTCGCAGCCCCCCTCTACTGCTTCTTCCATCTTATAACCTCAAGAACAGCCAAAAACCCAACCCCCGACACCCTCCGCATCCCGCGCTCAATAACCAACACCCTCCCCCTAGTCTTCATCCTAGGCTACATGGTCCCCACacagctcctcatcctcccaaTCTCAGAACACATAACATTTGACCTAAAACAAatcttcatcgccatctGGCAACCCTGGCCCGCAtacatctccatcatccttACACTCATCTACACCATCACAACCCCCTTCACATCCTCAGATAGGACAACTCCAGCCAGCGAGCGGAAGAATCTCAGTTCCTTGAGATGGGTCTACGCATTCGCATTCGGAAACACAGCGCTTACGCACCTCATCTCGTGGATTGTTTCATTGGCATCTGTTCTCGTCCCTGATATCTTTAATCCGGAGGTTGTGGACTACTTGCATCCAGGCCGGGTATTCGAGGTCCCGATTCCGTGGGAAGAGCCTGTGAGGACTGTGGCGAGTGTTGGGCATGGAGTGCATGCGTTTTTGAGGTGGGATTATATTATTGGGTCGCTTGGGGTGTTAGTTTGGGCAGTGAGTTTGCATGGGGCTGCGCAGAGGGGGGTTTATGGGAGTGTTGGGTGGTTGTGGCTTCTTTGGAAGGTGGGTTTGTTAAGTGTTTTTGTGGGTCCTGTTGGTGCGGCTGTTGAGTTGATgtgggagagggaggagttggttCTTGCGAAGAGGGGGTTGACTGAGAGTgggaagaaggattcttAG